One Prosthecomicrobium sp. N25 genomic region harbors:
- a CDS encoding methyl-accepting chemotaxis protein, with the protein MSLRLKIRHKIPLAVVGFALLVGMGVGAASYWTASAKVRTLTEERLTALAEERKGQLSDYLGAIEQDLTVLAANPSVSSALADFEKAFKAIPGDASAALKKTYIHDNPNPTGQKHKLDHGPARDGYDAVHARYHPWFRQLLEARGYYDIFLFDRDGNLVYTCFKEEDFSTNFASGKGGPWVDTDLGRAYRAALAGKTGSVHFFDFKAYAPSYDVPASFIATPVVVNGETVGVFAFQMPVDAINRIMSGTIGLGATGETLIVGSDRLLRNNSRFSAEDDILKTRVDNAAVGAALAGKPGVAETQDYRTLDLVQVAAPMTYHGTNWAIVAAQGIDEVEAPLAGMRNSMLLAALVLFAAAAAGGYLVALSLSRPISGLVGCMSALADGNLDVELKGADRHDEIGDMTRAVVVFQENAVERRRLEELAQGERQKEMMRQSHLETIIARFRSLIAGVLTKVDSETGTLRQSAKVVTGVAEQATRQAEDANRASAGASESVQAVAAATEELSASIREIAGQATRTSSVAGRASGVAGRTDAEVSALAEAAQRIGAVVEIIRAIADQTNLLALNATIEAARAGEAGRGFAIVAQEVKTLAGQTAQATNDIAAQIHGIQSSTRGTVDALAEITATIREIDHLTASIAAAVEQQDAATKEISKSVQRAADGSTVVAENVGRVSGAIAETNGEAIRVAAISDRLAEVARELSGAVEGFLVEVSRDVEDRRSTMRRPSSQKVTVRVGNADYETRILDESEAGLRIALVPGLKEGTPVSVRLPDGATFGATVIWTKQTSAGLRRTAELRRAA; encoded by the coding sequence ATGTCGTTGCGCTTGAAGATTCGTCACAAGATCCCCCTCGCTGTCGTGGGCTTCGCGCTCCTGGTCGGAATGGGGGTCGGCGCCGCGAGCTACTGGACGGCCTCCGCCAAGGTCAGGACCCTCACCGAGGAGCGCCTGACCGCTCTCGCGGAGGAGCGCAAGGGCCAGCTCTCCGACTATCTCGGCGCCATCGAGCAGGACCTCACCGTGCTCGCCGCCAACCCGTCCGTGTCGTCCGCCCTGGCGGATTTCGAGAAGGCCTTCAAGGCCATCCCGGGCGACGCGTCGGCCGCCCTCAAGAAGACCTACATCCACGACAACCCGAACCCGACGGGCCAGAAGCACAAGCTGGACCACGGCCCGGCCCGCGACGGCTACGACGCCGTGCATGCCCGCTACCACCCCTGGTTCCGCCAGCTCCTGGAGGCCCGCGGCTACTACGACATCTTCCTCTTCGACCGGGACGGCAACCTCGTCTACACCTGCTTCAAGGAGGAGGACTTCTCGACCAACTTCGCCTCCGGCAAGGGTGGGCCCTGGGTCGACACCGACCTCGGCCGCGCCTACCGGGCTGCGCTCGCCGGCAAGACCGGATCCGTCCACTTCTTCGACTTCAAGGCCTACGCCCCGAGCTACGACGTCCCCGCCTCCTTCATCGCCACACCGGTGGTCGTGAACGGGGAGACCGTCGGTGTCTTCGCCTTCCAGATGCCGGTCGACGCCATCAACCGCATCATGAGCGGCACGATCGGCCTCGGCGCGACCGGCGAGACCCTGATCGTCGGCTCCGACCGGCTGCTGCGCAACAACTCCCGTTTCAGCGCCGAGGACGACATTCTGAAGACCCGCGTCGACAACGCAGCCGTCGGCGCCGCCCTGGCCGGCAAGCCGGGCGTCGCGGAGACGCAGGATTACCGGACGCTCGACCTCGTCCAGGTCGCCGCGCCGATGACTTATCACGGCACCAACTGGGCCATCGTCGCGGCCCAGGGCATCGACGAGGTCGAGGCCCCGCTCGCCGGCATGCGCAACTCCATGCTCCTCGCCGCCCTCGTCCTCTTCGCGGCCGCGGCGGCCGGCGGCTACCTTGTCGCCCTATCGCTGAGCCGGCCCATCTCGGGTCTCGTCGGCTGCATGTCCGCGCTCGCCGACGGAAACCTGGACGTGGAGCTCAAGGGCGCCGACCGCCACGACGAGATCGGCGACATGACGCGCGCCGTGGTGGTGTTCCAGGAGAACGCCGTCGAGCGCCGCCGTCTCGAGGAACTCGCCCAGGGCGAGCGCCAGAAGGAGATGATGCGCCAGAGCCATCTGGAGACCATCATCGCGCGCTTCCGCAGCCTGATCGCCGGCGTCCTGACCAAGGTGGATTCCGAGACCGGGACCCTGCGCCAGAGCGCCAAGGTGGTGACCGGGGTCGCCGAGCAGGCGACCCGCCAGGCCGAGGACGCCAACCGCGCCTCCGCGGGAGCCTCCGAGAGCGTCCAGGCGGTCGCCGCCGCCACCGAGGAACTCTCCGCCTCCATCCGCGAGATCGCCGGCCAGGCGACCCGAACCAGCAGCGTCGCCGGCCGCGCCTCGGGCGTCGCCGGCCGCACGGACGCGGAGGTGAGCGCGCTCGCCGAGGCCGCCCAGCGCATCGGCGCCGTGGTGGAGATCATCCGCGCCATCGCGGACCAGACCAACCTCCTGGCCCTCAACGCGACCATCGAGGCCGCCCGCGCCGGCGAGGCCGGCCGCGGCTTCGCGATCGTCGCCCAGGAGGTGAAGACCCTCGCCGGCCAGACCGCCCAGGCCACCAACGACATCGCGGCCCAGATCCACGGGATCCAGTCCTCGACCCGCGGCACCGTCGACGCGCTGGCGGAGATCACCGCCACCATCCGCGAGATCGACCACCTGACCGCCTCGATCGCCGCCGCGGTCGAACAGCAGGACGCCGCCACCAAGGAGATCTCGAAGAGCGTCCAACGCGCGGCGGACGGCTCCACCGTGGTCGCCGAGAATGTCGGCCGGGTCTCCGGCGCGATCGCCGAGACCAACGGCGAGGCCATCCGGGTCGCCGCCATCTCGGACCGGCTGGCCGAGGTCGCGCGCGAGCTCTCGGGCGCCGTGGAGGGTTTCCTGGTCGAGGTCTCCCGCGACGTGGAGGACCGCCGGTCCACCATGCGCCGGCCCTCCTCCCAGAAGGTGACCGTGCGCGTCGGCAATGCCGACTACGAGACCCGCATTCTCGACGAGAGCGAGGCCGGCCTGCGCATCGCGCTGGTTCCCGGCCTAAAGGAGGGCACGCCGGTCTCCGTGCGCCTGCCCGACGGCGCGACCTTCGGCGCGACCGTCATCTGGACGAAGCAGACCTCGGCCGGCCTGCGCCGGACCGCCGAGCTGCGGCGCGCCGCCTGA
- a CDS encoding ABC transporter permease has protein sequence MTRSEGRASRIVLNLYVGLFLVYLFAPLAVMSLAAFNAYPYPSVTQWKGFTLSWFPALFHDERLIQGLVNSIVIALGVIALSLPFGLAGALILHRLRSRAGGFLYALMVSPILVPGLIIGLSTLIFWRRFDVPGGLLLAAFAQSSFIASYCMLMFLARLERFDLTLEEAALDLGASKAMVMRRILFPFLRPTAVTAAAIAFLQSFENYNTTVFAIGGDWTLVTEVGSRLRFGLSPVVNVVGVVFVALTVTAATVYVTLRRRELKQA, from the coding sequence ATGACCCGCTCCGAGGGCCGCGCCAGCCGGATCGTGCTCAACCTCTACGTGGGGCTCTTCCTGGTCTACCTGTTCGCCCCCCTCGCGGTCATGTCGCTGGCCGCCTTCAACGCCTACCCGTACCCGTCCGTGACGCAGTGGAAGGGCTTCACGCTCTCCTGGTTCCCCGCGCTCTTCCATGACGAGCGCCTCATCCAGGGGCTGGTCAACTCGATCGTGATCGCGCTCGGGGTGATCGCCCTGTCGCTCCCGTTCGGATTGGCCGGCGCGCTGATCCTGCACCGCCTGCGCAGCCGGGCGGGCGGTTTCCTCTATGCCCTGATGGTTTCGCCCATCCTGGTCCCCGGCCTGATCATCGGCCTGTCGACCCTGATCTTCTGGCGCCGCTTCGACGTGCCCGGTGGCCTTCTGCTCGCCGCCTTCGCGCAGTCGAGCTTCATCGCCTCCTACTGCATGCTGATGTTCCTGGCCCGCCTCGAGCGCTTCGACCTGACCCTGGAGGAGGCGGCCCTGGATCTCGGCGCGTCCAAGGCCATGGTGATGCGCCGGATCCTCTTTCCCTTCCTGAGGCCGACCGCGGTGACGGCCGCCGCCATCGCCTTCCTGCAGTCCTTCGAGAACTACAACACCACCGTCTTCGCCATCGGCGGCGACTGGACCCTCGTCACCGAGGTCGGCTCGCGCCTCCGCTTCGGCCTGTCGCCCGTGGTGAACGTGGTCGGCGTCGTCTTCGTCGCCCTGACGGTCACCGCCGCGACCGTCTACGTCACCCTGCGGCGGCGCGAGCTGAAGCAGGCCTGA
- a CDS encoding ABC transporter permease, translating into MRNLVKAYGPGITAILWLLVAVWTIGFVAAPQAMMLEQSLWSLERGTVDLSVQIDRDYNQLSTLKFDYQRETDAEKRIALDVKIQRLTAEIAALEAREKSPDKVYGLQNYTRMSDVHVAVFLKTIGYAFLVTVLSLMVCYPVAYIAALASTGLRATLLLLALVIPYALNELLRIYAWLMILDYQGVINGVLEWFGVTNLAERRWIPFLESPVAVFLAMVYAYVLFMVFPIYNTLETLDRNQIEAARDLGASVPRIHARVIVPHAKPGIAVGCIMTFMLSAGSYSVPQIMTRGQGGDWFSQLIYRQFFEANNWNIGAAYAFSLLVACMVFVFLMMALFRVRLKDIAR; encoded by the coding sequence ATGCGTAACCTCGTCAAGGCCTACGGCCCCGGCATCACCGCGATCCTCTGGCTGCTCGTCGCCGTCTGGACGATCGGCTTCGTGGCGGCCCCGCAGGCCATGATGCTGGAGCAGTCGCTCTGGTCGCTGGAACGGGGCACGGTCGACCTGTCGGTCCAGATCGACCGGGACTACAACCAGCTCTCGACGCTGAAGTTCGACTACCAGCGCGAGACGGACGCGGAGAAGCGCATCGCGCTCGATGTGAAGATCCAGCGCCTGACCGCCGAGATCGCGGCGCTCGAGGCGCGCGAGAAGTCACCCGACAAGGTCTACGGCCTGCAGAACTACACCCGCATGTCGGACGTCCACGTCGCGGTCTTCCTGAAGACGATCGGCTACGCCTTCCTGGTGACCGTCCTCTCCCTGATGGTCTGCTATCCCGTGGCCTATATCGCCGCCCTGGCATCGACGGGCCTCCGCGCAACCCTCCTGCTGCTCGCGCTCGTCATTCCCTATGCGCTCAACGAACTCCTGCGCATCTACGCCTGGCTGATGATCCTCGACTACCAGGGGGTGATCAACGGCGTCCTGGAATGGTTCGGCGTCACGAACCTCGCCGAGCGGCGGTGGATCCCCTTCCTGGAGAGCCCGGTGGCGGTCTTCCTGGCGATGGTCTACGCCTACGTGCTCTTCATGGTCTTCCCGATCTACAACACGCTGGAGACGCTCGACCGCAACCAGATCGAGGCCGCCCGCGACCTCGGCGCCAGCGTGCCGCGCATCCACGCGCGGGTGATCGTGCCGCACGCCAAGCCCGGCATCGCGGTCGGCTGCATCATGACCTTCATGCTCTCCGCCGGATCCTATTCGGTGCCCCAGATCATGACCCGCGGACAGGGCGGCGACTGGTTCAGCCAGCTGATCTATCGCCAGTTCTTCGAAGCCAACAACTGGAACATCGGCGCCGCCTACGCCTTCTCGCTGCTCGTCGCCTGCATGGTCTTCGTGTTCCTCATGATGGCCCTCTTCCGCGTCCGCCTGAAGGACATCGCCCGATGA
- a CDS encoding ABC transporter ATP-binding protein, whose amino-acid sequence MHGRDIRLRGVSMRFGTFQAVHPTDLEVKAGEFFSILGPSGCGKTTLLRILSGFLSPTEGRVLIGGSDMTDLGPNQRPTALIFQNLALFPLMSVADNVAFGLEARGVGRAERRRRAEELLALVALDGFADRMPGQLSGGQRQRVAVARALAVEPAVLLLDEPLSALDLKLRQHMRAELKTIQRRTGVTFVYITHDQGEALAMSDRVAVMNAGRIEQVDTPDRLYAHPTTPFAAGFVGEQNAYRGRVTAGSAAEVQVDTEIGPVRGTPVGRLAPGDRAIVMVRPERIGFADDIAPPNRFEGSLRLRTMEGPMVLYEFEVGSAPMVMQVPNFGLRSAILASVHGIGFRIEDALVFPDPGDLGAAGDA is encoded by the coding sequence ATGCACGGCCGCGACATCCGCCTGAGGGGCGTCTCCATGCGCTTCGGGACTTTCCAGGCCGTCCATCCCACCGACCTGGAGGTCAAGGCCGGCGAGTTCTTCTCGATCCTCGGCCCCTCTGGCTGCGGTAAGACCACGCTCCTGCGGATCCTCTCCGGCTTCCTCTCGCCCACCGAGGGCCGGGTCCTGATCGGCGGCAGCGACATGACCGACCTCGGCCCCAACCAGCGGCCGACCGCGCTGATCTTCCAGAACCTCGCGCTCTTCCCGCTCATGAGCGTCGCCGACAACGTCGCCTTCGGGCTGGAGGCCCGCGGCGTCGGCCGCGCCGAGCGCCGCAGGCGGGCCGAGGAGTTGCTCGCGCTGGTCGCCCTCGACGGCTTCGCGGACCGCATGCCCGGCCAGCTCTCCGGCGGCCAGCGCCAGCGCGTCGCGGTGGCCCGCGCGCTCGCCGTCGAGCCGGCGGTGCTGCTGCTGGACGAGCCCCTCTCGGCCCTCGACCTGAAACTCCGCCAGCACATGCGCGCGGAGCTGAAGACCATCCAGCGGCGCACCGGCGTCACCTTCGTGTACATCACCCACGACCAGGGCGAGGCCCTCGCCATGTCGGACCGCGTGGCCGTGATGAACGCCGGCCGCATCGAGCAGGTCGACACCCCCGATCGCCTCTACGCCCACCCCACCACCCCCTTCGCGGCCGGCTTCGTCGGCGAGCAGAACGCCTACCGGGGGCGGGTGACCGCCGGCTCCGCCGCCGAGGTGCAGGTCGACACCGAGATCGGCCCCGTGCGCGGCACTCCGGTCGGCCGGCTGGCCCCGGGCGACCGGGCCATCGTGATGGTGCGCCCGGAACGGATCGGCTTCGCGGACGACATTGCCCCGCCGAACCGCTTCGAGGGCAGCCTGCGCCTGCGCACCATGGAGGGCCCCATGGTCCTCTACGAATTCGAGGTCGGGTCGGCCCCGATGGTGATGCAGGTGCCGAACTTCGGGCTGCGCTCCGCCATCCTGGCCTCCGTGCACGGCATCGGCTTTCGGATCGAGGACGCTCTCGTGTTTCCCGATCCCGGCGACCTGGGAGCGGCCGGGGATGCGTAA
- a CDS encoding extracellular solute-binding protein: MLNRRTLLKASAAAVAMPAVLRAHDALATSGSVNVYAWGDYFDKNTIPADFEKKTGIKVNLSTFGSNEEVENKLRAAGGKGFDLIFPSVDTGPNYYKDNLLQEIDEKKFAVSSVVPSIYRNSLSLGAAYRGKRYLIPFDWGTEAITYDSTKFPKKSGELSYGDLWADGLDKKVALRQKSIFTSIAIYLDATGQLKTDRAMDMYKSEEDSKRVFEACLKFAVSKKKNFGAYWNNANEATAAFTDAGCVIGQTWDTTGILLNRKTDKKWKYGMPKEGGLAWTDTLGIPAGAANVEQAYAFINYLFSPEVGAVFANSTGYNTCAAGAEKFLDADAKAAFEMAYAPGTIDNLWWWPIQTPFFGKLRGEYVEKLTNA, from the coding sequence ATGCTCAATCGCCGTACGCTCTTGAAGGCCAGCGCCGCCGCCGTCGCCATGCCGGCCGTGCTCCGCGCCCACGATGCACTCGCCACTTCGGGCTCCGTCAACGTCTATGCCTGGGGCGACTACTTCGACAAGAACACCATCCCGGCCGACTTCGAGAAGAAGACCGGCATCAAGGTCAACCTGTCGACGTTCGGCTCGAACGAGGAAGTCGAGAACAAGCTGCGCGCCGCCGGCGGCAAGGGCTTCGACCTGATCTTCCCGTCTGTCGACACCGGCCCGAACTACTACAAGGACAATCTCCTCCAGGAGATCGACGAGAAGAAGTTCGCCGTCTCCTCCGTGGTGCCGTCCATCTATCGCAACTCGCTCTCGCTCGGCGCGGCCTACCGCGGCAAGCGCTACCTGATCCCCTTCGACTGGGGCACCGAGGCGATCACGTACGATTCCACCAAGTTCCCGAAGAAGTCCGGCGAACTCTCCTACGGCGACCTCTGGGCCGACGGTCTCGACAAGAAGGTGGCGCTGCGCCAGAAGTCGATCTTCACCTCGATCGCGATCTACCTGGACGCGACCGGGCAGCTGAAGACCGACCGCGCCATGGACATGTACAAGTCCGAGGAGGACTCCAAGCGCGTGTTCGAGGCCTGCCTGAAGTTCGCGGTCTCCAAGAAGAAGAACTTCGGAGCCTACTGGAACAACGCCAACGAGGCGACCGCCGCCTTCACGGACGCGGGCTGCGTCATCGGCCAGACCTGGGACACCACCGGGATCCTGCTGAACCGCAAGACCGACAAGAAGTGGAAGTACGGCATGCCCAAGGAGGGCGGCCTCGCCTGGACCGACACGCTCGGCATCCCCGCGGGCGCGGCCAACGTCGAGCAGGCCTACGCCTTCATCAACTACCTCTTCTCGCCCGAGGTCGGCGCGGTCTTCGCCAACTCCACCGGCTACAACACCTGCGCGGCCGGCGCCGAGAAGTTCCTGGACGCCGACGCCAAGGCGGCCTTCGAGATGGCCTATGCGCCCGGGACGATCGACAATCTCTGGTGGTGGCCGATCCAGACTCCGTTCTTCGGCAAGCTCCGCGGCGAATACGTCGAGAAGCTCACCAACGCCTGA
- a CDS encoding alkaline phosphatase family protein yields the protein MLNVLFITADQWRADCLGAAGHPVVRTPNLDRIAAEGVRFARHYGQASPCAPARACLYTGLYQMTNRVVRNGSPLDARHLTLAQAVRALGYDPTLFGYTDTGVDPRTTSPADPWLKTYEGILPGMSVRAHLPEYPGPWLSWLKARGVDVPENWQHVYMPADGVPALRGKAPRYGVEETQTAFLVGEFERWVSEQREPWFCHLSFLMPHPPFVVPEPYCSMYDPADGPAFTRSSEEAEAAKHPYLRFVQDRQSKNRQVYGPPGPVTDGSEADAREIRATYWGMVSEVDAQIGRVRSILEARGEWDRTIVIVTSDHGEMLGDHHLWGKLGFYDQSYAIPLVIRDPRATASRGRVVEAFTEAVDVMPTILDLVGGPVPGHLDGLSLKPFLDGAEPAAWRTEAHWEYDFRDISGGKTQAALGLDLDDCGLAVIRDRRFKYVHFSGLPPLLFDLERDPAEHVDRSADPDYAQTRIAYAEKMLRWRARHLDRRLSGIELTAQGPVDGRAGGAATQP from the coding sequence ATGTTGAATGTATTGTTCATTACAGCCGACCAGTGGCGGGCCGATTGCCTCGGCGCCGCGGGCCACCCCGTCGTCCGAACGCCCAACCTGGATCGGATCGCCGCCGAGGGCGTGCGCTTCGCGCGGCACTACGGCCAGGCCTCGCCCTGCGCCCCGGCGCGCGCGTGCCTCTATACCGGCCTCTACCAAATGACCAACCGGGTGGTGCGCAACGGCTCGCCGCTCGACGCCCGCCACTTGACGCTCGCCCAGGCGGTTCGGGCGCTCGGCTACGACCCGACGCTGTTCGGCTACACGGACACGGGCGTCGACCCGCGCACGACCTCGCCAGCCGATCCGTGGCTGAAGACCTACGAGGGCATCCTGCCGGGCATGTCGGTGCGCGCCCACCTGCCCGAATACCCGGGACCCTGGCTCTCCTGGCTGAAGGCGCGCGGTGTGGACGTGCCGGAGAACTGGCAGCATGTCTACATGCCCGCGGACGGCGTTCCGGCGCTCCGGGGCAAGGCGCCGCGCTACGGCGTGGAGGAGACGCAGACGGCGTTCCTGGTCGGCGAGTTCGAGCGCTGGGTGTCGGAGCAGCGGGAGCCCTGGTTCTGCCACCTCTCGTTCCTCATGCCGCACCCGCCCTTCGTGGTGCCGGAGCCCTATTGCTCGATGTACGACCCGGCGGACGGGCCCGCCTTCACCCGATCGAGCGAGGAGGCGGAGGCCGCGAAGCACCCCTACCTGCGCTTCGTCCAGGACCGGCAGAGCAAGAACCGGCAGGTCTACGGCCCGCCCGGTCCGGTGACGGACGGCTCGGAGGCCGATGCGCGCGAGATTCGCGCGACCTACTGGGGCATGGTGAGCGAGGTCGACGCGCAGATCGGCCGGGTCCGGAGCATCCTGGAGGCGCGCGGCGAGTGGGACCGGACGATCGTGATCGTCACGTCCGATCACGGCGAGATGCTCGGCGACCATCACCTCTGGGGCAAGCTCGGCTTCTACGACCAGAGCTACGCCATCCCGCTCGTCATCCGCGACCCGCGCGCAACCGCGTCCCGCGGCCGTGTCGTGGAGGCCTTCACGGAGGCGGTGGACGTGATGCCGACCATCCTCGACCTCGTCGGGGGCCCGGTGCCCGGCCATCTCGACGGACTTTCGCTGAAGCCGTTCCTGGACGGCGCGGAGCCCGCGGCGTGGCGGACCGAGGCGCACTGGGAGTACGATTTCCGGGACATCTCGGGCGGCAAGACCCAGGCGGCGCTCGGCCTCGACCTCGACGATTGCGGCCTCGCGGTGATCCGCGACCGGCGCTTCAAGTACGTCCACTTCTCCGGGCTGCCGCCGCTCCTCTTCGATCTCGAACGGGATCCCGCCGAGCATGTCGACCGCTCGGCCGACCCAGACTACGCCCAGACCCGCATCGCCTATGCCGAGAAGATGCTCCGCTGGCGCGCCCGCCATCTCGACCGGCGTCTCAGCGGGATCGAACTGACGGCGCAGGGACCGGTCGACGGGCGGGCGGGGGGAGCAGCGACGCAACCCTGA
- a CDS encoding aldo/keto reductase, translating to MLYTRLGRTGLEVSRLCLGCMTYGDPTWRGWNWVLREPESRPFIVKALESGINFFDTADYYSAGESEKIVGRALWDFARRHEVVLATKVCLPMSEKPNAKGLSRKHIMEGIDASLRRLGTDYVDLYQIHRFDYGTPIEETLEALNDVVKAGKALYIGASSMWARQFVKMVMTQRANGWAEFVSMQNFYNLAYREEEREIIPFCREEGIGLIPWSPLARGFLAGNRPRDGEASTRAKVDTLAQGYFGSEQDYRVKDRLDAVAGRLGLKPSVLALAWVLSRPGITAPIIGASKMGHLDDALAALDVTLDAETIAALEEPYAPRAPQGHQ from the coding sequence ATGCTCTACACTCGTCTCGGCCGGACCGGCCTGGAAGTCTCGCGTCTGTGCCTCGGCTGCATGACCTACGGCGACCCGACCTGGCGCGGGTGGAACTGGGTCCTGCGCGAGCCGGAGAGCCGTCCCTTCATCGTCAAGGCGCTGGAGAGCGGCATCAACTTCTTCGACACGGCCGACTACTACAGCGCGGGCGAGAGCGAGAAGATCGTCGGGCGGGCGCTCTGGGACTTCGCCCGGCGGCACGAGGTCGTGCTCGCCACCAAGGTCTGCCTGCCGATGAGCGAGAAGCCCAACGCCAAGGGCCTGTCGCGCAAGCACATCATGGAGGGCATCGACGCCAGCCTGCGGCGGCTCGGCACCGACTATGTCGACCTCTACCAGATCCACCGCTTCGACTACGGCACGCCCATCGAGGAAACGCTCGAAGCGCTGAACGACGTCGTCAAGGCCGGCAAGGCGCTCTACATCGGCGCCTCGTCCATGTGGGCGCGGCAATTCGTCAAGATGGTGATGACCCAGCGGGCGAACGGCTGGGCCGAGTTCGTCTCCATGCAGAACTTCTACAACCTCGCCTACCGGGAGGAGGAGCGGGAGATCATCCCCTTCTGCCGGGAGGAGGGGATCGGCCTCATCCCGTGGTCGCCGCTCGCGCGCGGGTTCCTGGCCGGCAACCGGCCGCGGGACGGGGAGGCCTCGACGCGCGCGAAGGTCGACACGCTGGCGCAGGGCTATTTCGGCAGCGAGCAGGACTACCGGGTCAAGGACCGGCTCGACGCGGTCGCGGGGCGGCTCGGGCTGAAGCCGAGCGTGCTGGCGCTCGCCTGGGTGCTGTCCCGTCCGGGGATCACGGCCCCGATCATCGGGGCGAGCAAGATGGGGCATCTCGACGACGCCCTGGCGGCGCTGGACGTGACCCTCGACGCGGAGACGATCGCAGCGCTGGAGGAGCCCTACGCCCCCCGCGCCCCGCAGGGCCACCAGTGA
- a CDS encoding imelysin family protein, translated as MNTSRAVLVRLLGGVGLMVALALPAATAAAGEAETAEEVLQYFVVPRTEALARAAALQAEAWPAFCAAPSQAWAAEVRRRFAEVVEAWAAVEVVRFGPVAEASRHERLNFHPERRNATGRAVAGLLAGAERAMPDRGTVAQASVAGQGLGALERILHDPEAAGMAEGTPAGRRRCAVGAAIAAAVAATARETAEGWGHGDPSTRLGPREVLVRSLTDLVTFYRGLVEVRIKPVVGDAPGAGDHRAAAFWRAGLADRTTAVNLAAGEALASILASGHLEAEAALRHAAAAREVADGLEAPLAELAADPARRHRALMLFAAVRDAHNRLLEVLPEALGVTVGFNSLDGD; from the coding sequence ATGAATACGTCCCGGGCGGTGCTCGTCCGGCTCCTCGGTGGCGTCGGGCTCATGGTGGCGCTCGCGCTTCCGGCCGCGACTGCGGCGGCGGGGGAGGCGGAGACGGCCGAGGAGGTGTTGCAGTATTTCGTCGTGCCCCGGACCGAAGCCCTGGCGCGGGCCGCCGCGCTGCAGGCGGAGGCTTGGCCGGCCTTCTGCGCCGCGCCCTCGCAGGCCTGGGCGGCCGAGGTCCGGCGCCGCTTCGCCGAGGTGGTCGAGGCCTGGGCGGCGGTGGAGGTCGTGCGCTTCGGGCCGGTGGCGGAGGCCTCTCGGCACGAGCGGCTGAATTTCCACCCGGAGCGCCGCAACGCCACCGGACGGGCGGTCGCGGGCCTCCTCGCCGGGGCCGAGCGGGCTATGCCGGACCGGGGGACCGTCGCGCAGGCGAGCGTCGCCGGGCAGGGGCTCGGTGCCCTCGAACGGATCCTGCACGACCCGGAGGCCGCCGGGATGGCGGAGGGCACGCCGGCCGGCCGTCGGCGCTGTGCAGTCGGGGCCGCGATCGCGGCCGCTGTCGCCGCCACCGCACGCGAGACGGCCGAGGGATGGGGACACGGCGATCCGTCGACCCGGCTCGGGCCGCGCGAGGTCCTGGTCCGGTCCTTGACGGATCTCGTCACCTTCTACCGCGGGCTCGTCGAAGTCCGCATCAAGCCGGTCGTCGGCGACGCGCCCGGGGCGGGGGACCACCGCGCGGCCGCGTTCTGGCGGGCCGGCCTCGCCGACCGCACGACGGCCGTGAACCTGGCGGCCGGGGAGGCGCTGGCGTCGATCCTGGCTTCCGGCCATCTGGAGGCGGAAGCCGCGCTGCGGCATGCGGCGGCGGCGCGGGAGGTGGCGGACGGGTTGGAGGCGCCGCTCGCCGAGCTCGCCGCGGACCCGGCCCGCCGGCATCGGGCCTTGATGTTGTTCGCCGCGGTTCGCGATGCCCACAACCGCCTACTGGAGGTGCTGCCGGAGGCTCTCGGGGTGACGGTCGGGTTCAACTCGCTGGACGGCGACTGA